In the genome of Polaromonas vacuolata, the window GCAATATCGGCCCATTGGCGTCCAAGCCGGTGATGGAAGGCAAGGCAGTACTGTTTAAAAAGTTCGCTGGCGTTGATGTGTTCGACCTAGAAATTGACGAGACCGACCCCGCCAAACTTGTCGACATCATTGCCTCTTTAGAGCCCACCTTTGGGGCTATCAATCTTGAAGACATCAGGGCCCCTGACTGCTTTTATGTCGAGCGCGAACTGCGCAAGCGCATGAAAATTCCCGTCTTTCACGACGACCAGCACGGTACGGCAATCACTGTAGCGGCGGCAATGCTCAACGCCTTAAAGGTAGTTGGTAAAAATCCCGGCGACGTCAAACTGGTCACATCTGGTGCCGGCGCTGCGGCATTGGCTTGCCTCAAACTGCTGTTAAAAGTCGGTATTAAGCGCGAAAACGTTTACGCCACTGACTTAGCTGGTGTGGTTTACGTGGGCCGCACCGAGCTGATGGACGAGGACAAGATTGAGTTCGCGCAAGAAACGTCAGCCCGCACGCTAGCTGAGATTATTGACGGCGCCGACATCTTCTTGGGCCTGTCCGCTGGCGGTGTTCTAAAGCCTGACATGGTGCGCAAGATGGCGGCCCGGCCAATTATTTTCGCCTTGGCCAACCCCAATCCCGAGATCAACCCTGACGAAGTCAAAGCCGTGCGCGACGATGCAGTGATTGCCACCGGTCGCTCGGATTACCCGAATCAGGTCAACAACGTCCTGTGTTTCCCCTATATTTTTCGCGGAGCGCTCGACGCTGGCGCATCGACCATCACACTAGAGATGGAAATCGCGGCCGTGCATGCGATTGCTAACTTAGCGCAAGCCGAGCAAAGCGAAGTCGTGGCCGCCGTTTATGTCGGCGAGAAAATGGCGTTTGGTCCCGAATATGTCATTCCTAAGCCGTTCGATCCGCGGCTGATGATTAAGATCGCACCAGCTGTGGCGCAAGCCGCCGCAGACAGCGGCGTAGCACTTCGTCCGATACAGGACATGGATGCTTACCGCGAACGCCTGCAAAGCTTTGTCTATGCCTCAGGCACCGTGATGAAGCCGATATTTGCCGCCGCCAAGGCAGCGACTCGCAAGCGCATTGCTTATGCCGAGGGTGAAGAAGAACGTGTGCTGCGTGCCTGCCAAATCGTGGTTGATGAGGGCCTAGCCCGGCCGACGCTGATTGGCCGTCCCGCCATCATCGCTAAGCGCATCGAAGAATTTGGTCTGCGTTTGAAAGAAGAGCTTGATTACGACATCGTCAATGTAGAGGACGATCTGCGCTACCGTGACTTCTGGCAAACCTATTACAACATGATGGAAAGACGCGGCGTCACAGTGCAAATCGCCAAGATAGAGATGCGTAGACGCCTGACGCTGATTGCCGGCATGCTGCTGCACAAAGGCGATGTAGACGGCTTGATCTGCGGCACTTGGGGCAATACTGCACATCATCTGGACTACTTGGACCAAGTCATCGGCAAGCGCGAAGGCGTCAATACCTATGCCTGCATGAACGCGTTGTTGCTGCCAGGTCGTCAAGTATTTTTGCTCGATACCCATGTCAACTTAGATCCAACCGCCGAACAGCTCGCCGAAATCACCATGATGGCGGCAGAAGAGATGTTGCGGTTTGGCATCAAGCCCAAAGCAGCGCTGTTGTCGCATTCGAACTTTGGTTCGTCCAATACGCCTAGCAGCATCAAAATGCGCCGTACGCTCGAATTGCTGCGCGAGAAAGCACCATGGCTAGAAGTCGATGGCGAAATGCACGGCGATCTAGCGCTTGACGCCGATGCTCGCCGGCTGATCATGCCCAACAGCACGCTGACTGGCGAGGCCAATCTGTTGGTCATGCCCAATATTGATGCGGCGAATATTTCTTACAACCTGCTCAAGACCGCCGCCGGCGGCAATATCGCTATTGGCCCTGTTCTTTTAGGCGCCAACAAACCGATGCACATTCTGACCGCCACCGCGACTGTACGCAGGATTGTCAATATGACAGCTTTGACAGTTGCGGACGCCAACGCGAGCCGATAAAAATCGGCGAAACAGCAAGCACTAACTTACGGACGCCTTTACGGGCACCGTAAGTGCTTAAATTTTCAGCAGACGCTTGCGTTTTTCACGCACATGCGTCAAACTACACGACTTGAAATTTGAGGGTTAACCCGGGAAACTTGGTAAGCATTTTGGCGTCGCCGTCATGCTAAAAAATAGAGCCTGACTTCAGTAAAGGCGTTTAAATGTTTAAAAGCGTGTGGCGCTCAAGAAGCTTAAAAAGCTCGAAATCAGAGAAAACCCAAAGCAAGCAATGGATTAAAGCTACGGCTGCAATGCGCTTGTTTTTCTCGGTCGCCGTGATCGGTGTGGCAGGTCTAGTAAGTTTGAGTTTTAGCGTAGTTCACGCCAGAACACTTTCAGATGCTCAGACCCAAAAGCTGGACATGGTTTCAGTTTCTCGCTTACCCGCACAAGCTCAGGACATGTTGACGCTTATTTATCAAGGCGGACCATTCAGGTACGACAAAGATGGAGTGGTTTTTGGTAACCGGGAACGAATTCTCCCTGCTAAAGACCGAGGATTTTATCGGGAATATACCGTCAGGACGCCAACAGAGCGCAGTCGGGGAGCCCGGCGCATAGTTTGCGGTGGCTTAAAACCTGCTGCGCCCGATGCGTGTTTTTACACCGATGACCACTACGCGAGTTTTCGCAAAATCGTTCAGTAATTTGAACTGTGGTTGTTTTTTTGTATGGTCAACTAAAGAGAAAGAGAAACGGAGATGGATACACCACTTCGTCGAGACAGCGAGACGCCAACCGGCACGACTGAAATCCCGCTTAAGGGAATCAGGCCAAATCTCGTTCAGTCTATACGTGCGTTTCGGGTACCGGAACTTCAAGATGCAGCCACTCAGTTGGAACAGCACTTTTTGTATGCCAACTTGGGTAACGCCCAGAGCAAACAAGATGTGTTGGACATGATTGCTGCTCAGTACACCTTTCCCGCGCACTACGGCAAGAACTTTGATGCTCTGTACGACTGCATGACGGACTTGGTACATAAATCAGGCCCACAGCCAGGTTTTGTCGTCGTGCTGGAACAAATTCCTGCGAATGCAAAATTTGACAAAGAAGCACGCGAACAGCTTTTAGACATTTTCAGAGATGCAGCGGACTACTGGGCGGATCGCAAGATACCGTTTAGATGTTTCTATTCTTTTCTGTAGCCCGCTCCCCAGACATAGGCCAAGGGGATCGGGCTAGTGAGGCCCAAAACGCAGAAGGTGCAGAAGTTATGCCGACCGATAAACTGGTCGATATCTCACCACTCGCATTACGCATGAGTAGTCCGTTTAACGCGGGATACTGGCTAACAGCGGCTTAAACCCGCCGTTATCCACCCACAAAAAAGCCCGCTTAGAGCAATCAAAGCAGGCTTTTTTTATGTCAGTAATGAACTAGGCTGTAGCCCAAAGTTTGGCACCAGCCAAATCACTTTAGGCAGGCTGTGTAATGGCTTTAGTCGTGGCTTGCTGCGCTAAATCAGCGGCGACCTGAAGCGCCAAAGCAATGTATTCATCAACGGCTACTTCCTCAGCGCGGCGCTGCACACTAAAGACACCGGTAAAAGCTTTCTCTTCCAGCCAGCGGCCTAGCGTGTGGCGCAGCAGTTTGCGGCGCTGACTAAAGGCTACGCGAACCAATTCACTGAACAGCGCAACATTGACCGCCGCAGGCTCTGCACGCGGCAGCATACGTACGATGGCACTGTTAACACGTGGTGGTGGATCAAAGCTTTCGGGCGGTACAAACAAAACGTTTTCCATGGCATAACGCCATTGCAGCATTACGCTAAGCCGGCCGTACTCGCCGCCCTTGGGTGTGGCGACCATACGGTCTATGACTTCTTTTTGCAGCATGAAGTGCTGGTCTTCAATCACATCAGCGGCGTCGAGCAGGTGGAACAAAATCGGGGTCGAGATGTTGTAAGGCAGATTGCCAACAACACGTATCTTGGTGCCGGCCGCCGTAGCCAATGCACGAAAATCTACTCTGAGCACATCGGACTCTATCACCGTCAAATTTTTGTGCCCGCGCAGCTGAACCGCAAGATCGCGGTCCAACTCAATGACGGTTAAGTGGCCAAGTCGCTCGGCCAGTGGCCGGGTCATGGCGGCTAGGCCAGGGCCGATCTCAACCATGGACTGACCAGGTTGCGGCGCAATCGCTTCAACAATTTCTTGAATTACGCTGCGGTCGGTTAAAAAGTGTTGTCCAAAACGCTTGCGGGGAATATGTTTCATGTTTTCGTATTACTTAGGCGAATCGCGGTACTCGACATAAGCCCTTCCGCGCACTTCTTGAGCCCACAGGGCGTAGGCTTCTTCCTGCTTTTTATCACGCAGCACATTGCGGGCCGTCTCGCGCAACTCACGCGCCGTGAGCTTGGCCTCACGCCTCTCAAGCACTTGGATCAAGTGGACACCAAAGCGAGACACCAGCGGCTCTGAAATCTGGTTCAGGGCCAAGCCATTCATGGCTTGCTCAAACTCAGGCACGAACATGCCGGGGCTGGCCCAGCCTAAATCGCCGCCGTCTTTTGCCGAGGCATCCTCACTATTGTCGCGCGCCAATTGCGCAAAGTCAGACTGACCGGAGAGCACACGGCGCTTGTAGTCAGCCAGCTTGGCCTGGGCCATCGCTTCGGTGAACTGGGGCGTCAAGCGCAACAAGATATGGCGCGCATGGGTTTGCGTGACATTCACAGCGGCAGCATTACCTTGTTTTTTCTCAATGAGCTTGAGCACATGAAAGCCAGCGCCGCTTCGGATCGGACCGGCGATGCCACCCACCGCCAAACGTTGTGTGGCGTCTACAAACAAGCTGGGATAGCGGTCCGCACTCCGCAGGCCTATCTGACCGCCATTGTTAGCGGTTTGAGCATCAGAATACTGGCCGACCAGCGCTGCAAAATTGGCACCAGCACGCGCGCTATCGGCAGCGCTCTGGGCCTTGGCTTGAAAGGCTGCGACTTGCGTAGGAGTGGCGTTCTCAGGAACAGACACGAGAATTTGTGCGAGATTTATCTCAAGACTTCCACTCAATGCTTGGTCGCGCAGGTATTGGTCAATATCTTGATCAGCAATCACAGCGCGCGAGTCGACCTCGCGTTGACGCAGCCGGCTAACCAGCACCTCGTCACGCAACTCATTACGAAACTGGCTGTAGGCAATTCCATCGACCTCAAGCCGGCGACGCAACTCGTCAACGCTGATCTGGTTTTGCCGAGCCACTGACTCTACGGCGTTCTCGACCGCGTTCTCATCGACTTTCAAGCCCGACAAGCGTGCCAACTGAAGTTGCGCTTTGTCACTGATTAAGCGTTCCAGCACTTGCGGCAGTAATTCGCTGCGCGGCGGTATAGGCGCTCCTTGTTGGCTTAACTGCTGCTCGGCGCGCAGCAGCTTGATGCGCACCTCGGTATTGGTAATCGGTTCTGAGTTGACAACTGCAACAATGAAGTCAGCACTGCGCTGAACATTGGCCGCAGGCCCAGACACCACTGGAGAGCTGCCGAACTGCTGCGACAGCTTGAGTCCTTGAGCCTGGACCGCCACGCCTGCAAGGCTCAGACCAGCCAAGATCAGCGCCGAAACCAGCACGCTACGATTGGCCAAAGCGCTGGTAGAGGAAAGACGAGGTAAAAGGGATGAAAAATAAAATTTAGTCATAGTTGGTAAAGCGGCTTGGAGCGGCGACCTTATCGCGCAATAGCTGGTAACGGGGAATATTGGTTTTCAATGCTTCCAACGGATTAGAGCCGATGCGGGAAAAGCCAACCAGTTCGAGTTGAAAAAGGATTCGGCTATTCGATGTAGCCAGGCTGCTTTGTGATCGCTGGAATACGACTCGGCCTATCCAGCAGCAACCGTCATACTCTACACCCAAGACCAAATCGACAAACTTTTTGTCTGGCACGCTGTAGTTCATACGGCCCACACTGTAGTAACGGCCTTCGCCTTGGCCACGGCCAGCACCCAGGTCTTTTCCCTTGTCGCCCCACAAGTCATTGATGGGCCACTGCCAACCCACATCGACCAAATTACTTTGGGCCGCCAGATTATTTTGATCAACCTGGCGCCTTAGTGCGGCACTGACCACGCGGTAATCGCCTGGCGAGTAACGCAAACCAAAGGTCGAGCGCTCAGACTTTTTGGTTTTGGGGTTGTACTGCACCGTGCTGTCAAAAGTCCATTGCGGCGTCCAGTTGATAGTGGTGCCAACCAACAAATCGCTGATGCGGTCGGTGATCGGTAAAAAGCCAGGCAAAGTCACCAGTTGGTCTTCAAAGCGCAGGCGCTGAGCTACGCCAAAGCGGGCCGTCTCTGCACCCGTATCCGGATCTAACAGCCTTGTAGTTGCACCCAAAGTCAGCAAGTTCGCGTCCGAAATGCGGTCATTGCCAGAAAATGCATTCTCGGTAAACACCGTCGCAAAATTAAAGTCGTTCGCACCCGAGTCATAGTTGGGCAACACACTCTGATTGCGAAACGGCGTGCGCACATAAAACGCGCGTGGCTCCAGAGTCTGAGTAAAACTGCGGCCAAAGAAATTAGCGGGACGCTCAAATTGCAAACCGCTGTCTAAGCTAAAGGTCGGCAGCACGCGTGACTCCGAGCTGTTTCCAGTGGTTGGGAAAGGCGAGTCGTAGCGGTAGCTGGTGGCATGCAGCTGCAGCTTAGGCGTGATGAAAGCACCTGGCGAAATCCAAGGCCGGCTGACCTGCGCAGAAAGCAGGCCGCGCTCACCATTAGGCTGGCCATTGGGCGGAGAAAACAGTGATCGGTCGATTGAAAAGTGTGAATACTGGGCAGTGGTAGA includes:
- the rsmA gene encoding 16S rRNA (adenine(1518)-N(6)/adenine(1519)-N(6))-dimethyltransferase RsmA codes for the protein MKHIPRKRFGQHFLTDRSVIQEIVEAIAPQPGQSMVEIGPGLAAMTRPLAERLGHLTVIELDRDLAVQLRGHKNLTVIESDVLRVDFRALATAAGTKIRVVGNLPYNISTPILFHLLDAADVIEDQHFMLQKEVIDRMVATPKGGEYGRLSVMLQWRYAMENVLFVPPESFDPPPRVNSAIVRMLPRAEPAAVNVALFSELVRVAFSQRRKLLRHTLGRWLEEKAFTGVFSVQRRAEEVAVDEYIALALQVAADLAQQATTKAITQPA
- a CDS encoding peptidylprolyl isomerase encodes the protein MTKFYFSSLLPRLSSTSALANRSVLVSALILAGLSLAGVAVQAQGLKLSQQFGSSPVVSGPAANVQRSADFIVAVVNSEPITNTEVRIKLLRAEQQLSQQGAPIPPRSELLPQVLERLISDKAQLQLARLSGLKVDENAVENAVESVARQNQISVDELRRRLEVDGIAYSQFRNELRDEVLVSRLRQREVDSRAVIADQDIDQYLRDQALSGSLEINLAQILVSVPENATPTQVAAFQAKAQSAADSARAGANFAALVGQYSDAQTANNGGQIGLRSADRYPSLFVDATQRLAVGGIAGPIRSGAGFHVLKLIEKKQGNAAAVNVTQTHARHILLRLTPQFTEAMAQAKLADYKRRVLSGQSDFAQLARDNSEDASAKDGGDLGWASPGMFVPEFEQAMNGLALNQISEPLVSRFGVHLIQVLERREAKLTARELRETARNVLRDKKQEEAYALWAQEVRGRAYVEYRDSPK
- a CDS encoding barstar family protein, translated to MDTPLRRDSETPTGTTEIPLKGIRPNLVQSIRAFRVPELQDAATQLEQHFLYANLGNAQSKQDVLDMIAAQYTFPAHYGKNFDALYDCMTDLVHKSGPQPGFVVVLEQIPANAKFDKEAREQLLDIFRDAADYWADRKIPFRCFYSFL
- a CDS encoding NADP-dependent malic enzyme, which gives rise to MPTNISTASDNSDEKRAELRRAALEYHEFPSPGKLSIAATKQLVNQRDLALAYSPGVAAPCEEIVKDPNNAYRYTSRGNLVAVITNGTAVLGLGNIGPLASKPVMEGKAVLFKKFAGVDVFDLEIDETDPAKLVDIIASLEPTFGAINLEDIRAPDCFYVERELRKRMKIPVFHDDQHGTAITVAAAMLNALKVVGKNPGDVKLVTSGAGAAALACLKLLLKVGIKRENVYATDLAGVVYVGRTELMDEDKIEFAQETSARTLAEIIDGADIFLGLSAGGVLKPDMVRKMAARPIIFALANPNPEINPDEVKAVRDDAVIATGRSDYPNQVNNVLCFPYIFRGALDAGASTITLEMEIAAVHAIANLAQAEQSEVVAAVYVGEKMAFGPEYVIPKPFDPRLMIKIAPAVAQAAADSGVALRPIQDMDAYRERLQSFVYASGTVMKPIFAAAKAATRKRIAYAEGEEERVLRACQIVVDEGLARPTLIGRPAIIAKRIEEFGLRLKEELDYDIVNVEDDLRYRDFWQTYYNMMERRGVTVQIAKIEMRRRLTLIAGMLLHKGDVDGLICGTWGNTAHHLDYLDQVIGKREGVNTYACMNALLLPGRQVFLLDTHVNLDPTAEQLAEITMMAAEEMLRFGIKPKAALLSHSNFGSSNTPSSIKMRRTLELLREKAPWLEVDGEMHGDLALDADARRLIMPNSTLTGEANLLVMPNIDAANISYNLLKTAAGGNIAIGPVLLGANKPMHILTATATVRRIVNMTALTVADANASR
- a CDS encoding ribonuclease domain-containing protein, encoding MRLFFSVAVIGVAGLVSLSFSVVHARTLSDAQTQKLDMVSVSRLPAQAQDMLTLIYQGGPFRYDKDGVVFGNRERILPAKDRGFYREYTVRTPTERSRGARRIVCGGLKPAAPDACFYTDDHYASFRKIVQ